In Sporosarcina psychrophila, a genomic segment contains:
- a CDS encoding glycine betaine ABC transporter substrate-binding protein: protein MKKKFLVLFSTVLIVSMLSGCIFIEKESLTLGSRNNTESIILSHVMGQLIEDKTDIEVIYKENLGGSNVVWNAMLNGLIDVIPDYTGTIVVNYYHEDPGTAEETLEATKRLVDGDGMIAFNTFGFNNTYTLALDESRAEELGVVTFSDFAKVSEDFILGAVFEFIDRPDGLPGFQEEYGLKFKDVKGMDHGIMYRSIGAKEVDVINSYTTDGQLQDYDLRVLEDDKSYFPPYHALPIVRKETLVEYPEIEEVLIMLEGMIDEEAMQKMNAKVDNDGMMVEQVAANFLIESGLIKEK, encoded by the coding sequence ATGAAAAAGAAATTCCTAGTTCTATTCTCGACAGTGCTCATTGTGAGTATGCTGTCGGGCTGTATTTTCATCGAAAAAGAGTCACTAACACTCGGTTCACGGAACAATACAGAAAGTATCATTTTGTCACATGTCATGGGGCAATTAATTGAAGATAAAACAGATATTGAAGTCATTTATAAAGAAAACCTTGGCGGCTCCAACGTTGTTTGGAACGCTATGTTAAACGGCCTTATCGACGTTATTCCTGACTATACAGGGACAATCGTCGTCAACTATTACCATGAAGATCCCGGCACAGCCGAAGAAACATTGGAAGCAACGAAACGACTCGTTGATGGCGACGGTATGATTGCGTTCAATACGTTTGGTTTCAACAATACGTATACACTCGCCCTTGATGAATCAAGAGCCGAAGAACTCGGTGTTGTGACATTCAGTGACTTCGCTAAAGTTTCAGAGGACTTCATACTAGGTGCAGTCTTCGAATTCATCGACCGCCCGGATGGTTTACCAGGCTTTCAAGAAGAATACGGACTGAAATTCAAAGACGTCAAAGGCATGGACCATGGTATCATGTACCGTTCCATTGGCGCGAAAGAAGTGGATGTTATCAACTCATATACGACAGACGGTCAGCTACAAGATTATGACTTACGTGTACTAGAGGATGATAAATCCTATTTCCCACCATACCATGCACTTCCAATCGTACGGAAAGAGACGTTAGTGGAGTACCCCGAAATTGAAGAGGTGCTCATTATGCTTGAAGGAATGATTGATGAAGAAGCAATGCAGAAAATGAATGCGAAAGTCGACAATGACGGTATGATGGTCGAACAAGTTGCGGCAAATTTCCTTATTGAGTCAGGATTAATAAAAGAAAAATAA
- a CDS encoding AAA family ATPase yields the protein MRAQVLTLLEKYEERILGQSTNLKLLLSAILSGGHVLLEGVPGTGKTQMVRSLAELLGGSFRRIQFTPDLLPSDITGSMIYNMKEGTFETLKGPVFTNILLADEINRTPAKTQAALLEAMEEQQVTIQGNTYPLPDVFFVVATQNPIEFEGTYPLPEAQQDRFLFKLKIDFPSFAEEKNVLKQVIEKTFDTSLVTPVLDMESFLTIREEIQRVTIEDGVLDYIMQIVRKTRETDSIRFGASTRAAISIGKACQAWAYLAGRDYVTPDDIKIVAKPSLRHRIQLAPHVEMEGAAVDQIIEELVGSVPVPR from the coding sequence ATGAGAGCACAAGTTTTAACCTTATTAGAAAAATATGAAGAACGTATTTTAGGTCAAAGCACTAACCTCAAGCTCCTATTATCTGCAATTTTATCAGGAGGACATGTTCTACTCGAAGGAGTTCCGGGTACTGGAAAAACACAGATGGTTAGATCGCTCGCAGAACTTCTTGGCGGAAGTTTTCGCCGAATCCAGTTTACACCAGACTTACTTCCAAGTGATATTACCGGAAGTATGATCTACAACATGAAAGAAGGCACGTTTGAAACGCTTAAAGGACCTGTATTTACCAACATCCTTTTGGCAGATGAAATTAACCGAACGCCAGCAAAAACGCAAGCAGCACTTTTAGAAGCGATGGAAGAACAACAAGTTACCATTCAAGGAAACACGTATCCATTACCAGATGTGTTTTTTGTTGTGGCGACACAAAACCCGATTGAATTCGAAGGAACGTATCCCTTGCCTGAAGCTCAGCAAGATCGTTTCCTATTTAAGTTAAAAATTGATTTCCCTTCATTTGCAGAAGAAAAAAATGTACTTAAACAAGTGATTGAAAAAACTTTTGATACAAGCCTGGTTACTCCCGTACTAGATATGGAGTCTTTCTTGACAATTAGAGAAGAAATTCAGCGTGTGACGATTGAGGATGGCGTGCTAGATTACATTATGCAGATTGTCAGAAAGACCCGGGAAACAGATTCAATCCGCTTTGGTGCGAGTACAAGAGCAGCGATTTCGATTGGTAAGGCATGCCAAGCATGGGCCTACTTAGCGGGTCGAGACTATGTGACGCCAGATGATATTAAAATAGTAGCGAAACCTTCATTAAGGCATCGGATTCAATTAGCGCCACATGTAGAAATGGAGGGAGCGGCCGTTGACCAAATCATTGAAGAACTTGTGGGCTCGGTTCCTGTTCCAAGGTAG
- a CDS encoding betaine/proline/choline family ABC transporter ATP-binding protein (Members of the family are the ATP-binding subunit of ABC transporters for substrates such as betaine, L-proline or other amino acids, choline, carnitine, etc. The substrate specificity is best determined from the substrate-binding subunit, rather than this subunit, as it interacts with the permease subunit and not with substrate directly.), protein MLKFENVSKVFDGGFQAVKSVSFDIPTGEFLVLIGPSGSGKSTTMKMINRMEPHTSGKITINGKDTNSYNASELRRNIGYVIQQIGLFPHYTIEKNIAIVPQLKGWNDKEIKARVNELLELVGLDPEIYATRYPKELSGGQQQRIGIARALAADPDVILMDEPFSALDPLTREQLQNEFLSLHKKLKKTIVFVTHDMDEALKMGDRIAIMKDGKLLQLDTPEKLLHEPAHGFVEEFIGKHRIIQNPELMPVIDIMSESVYTALPQWSPEKALSFIRQRKITNLIVVDDDNILVGIVSAHDLIKKLDDIKIIEEIMVSREPFLYDTSTAKDAIIMMNEAPYGILPVIDKTQKLVGVVTRGSLLSAMSSQWTETGDIQ, encoded by the coding sequence ATGCTCAAATTTGAAAATGTAAGCAAAGTGTTCGATGGTGGATTTCAAGCAGTAAAATCTGTCAGTTTCGATATTCCAACAGGAGAGTTTCTTGTCCTCATTGGACCAAGTGGTTCCGGGAAGTCGACAACAATGAAAATGATTAACAGAATGGAGCCCCACACAAGCGGTAAAATCACAATTAACGGTAAGGATACCAACTCCTACAACGCCTCTGAACTACGCCGGAACATCGGGTATGTCATTCAGCAAATCGGGCTTTTCCCCCACTATACAATTGAAAAAAACATTGCAATAGTACCCCAGCTAAAAGGTTGGAACGACAAAGAAATTAAGGCGCGCGTTAACGAACTTCTTGAATTAGTTGGTCTTGATCCTGAAATTTATGCAACTCGCTATCCAAAGGAACTTTCAGGCGGACAACAGCAGCGTATCGGTATCGCAAGAGCGCTTGCAGCAGATCCTGATGTTATTCTGATGGATGAACCCTTTAGTGCACTCGATCCACTGACACGTGAACAACTTCAAAATGAATTTCTCTCCTTGCACAAGAAGTTAAAAAAAACGATTGTTTTTGTTACACATGATATGGATGAAGCGCTAAAAATGGGCGATCGCATCGCCATTATGAAAGATGGTAAGCTGCTACAGTTGGACACCCCAGAGAAATTACTTCACGAACCAGCCCACGGCTTTGTAGAGGAGTTCATAGGGAAACATCGGATTATCCAAAACCCTGAACTCATGCCCGTTATCGACATCATGTCAGAATCGGTTTACACCGCTCTCCCTCAATGGTCACCTGAGAAAGCACTTTCATTCATCCGTCAGCGAAAAATTACGAATCTTATCGTTGTCGATGATGACAATATATTAGTTGGAATTGTATCCGCACATGATCTTATTAAAAAATTAGACGACATTAAAATAATTGAAGAGATCATGGTTTCGCGAGAGCCATTTTTATATGACACTTCGACGGCTAAAGACGCTATTATCATGATGAATGAAGCACCTTACGGCATTCTTCCAGTCATCGATAAAACGCAAAAATTAGTAGGCGTTGTTACACGAGGTTCGCTGTTGTCCGCCATGTCCAGCCAGTGGACAGAAACGGGGGATATCCAATGA
- a CDS encoding stage II sporulation protein M: MNIKQFVKLHRDDWNQLEDLVSIMHKRKSGMTGATIDKFYRFYQKATQNLSYSQTYFPEDEVTLYLNGLVSKSHNLLYKDQISSMKQIGHFLSTTFIRLFLEQWKFIVAAMLLFTLGGVGSFFAVVNDPQTMHGILPAEIAQGVNPEQLGSADGQVNSSVMSASIMTNNINVAILAFAGGVTFGLLTVYVLIYNGIVVGALAGLFFHYGKSYEFWAYIVPHGMIELTAIFIAGGAGLLMGYKLFVPGQFSRGYQLKKQAQRSVQLLIGTIPLFVIAGLIEGFITPAAIPLAAKYSVACITVFGLVLYIVIGRVLLAKRQLI; this comes from the coding sequence ATGAATATAAAGCAATTTGTAAAGTTGCATCGTGATGATTGGAATCAGCTTGAAGATCTAGTATCAATCATGCATAAAAGGAAATCCGGTATGACGGGTGCCACGATTGATAAATTTTATCGGTTCTATCAAAAGGCAACCCAGAATCTATCCTATTCACAAACGTATTTTCCCGAGGACGAAGTAACACTTTACTTAAATGGACTTGTTTCGAAATCGCATAATCTCTTATATAAAGACCAAATATCGAGTATGAAACAAATTGGGCATTTTTTGAGCACAACATTTATTCGCCTATTTTTAGAACAATGGAAGTTTATCGTTGCTGCAATGCTGTTGTTTACATTAGGTGGGGTAGGAAGCTTTTTCGCGGTTGTCAATGATCCGCAAACGATGCATGGGATCTTACCAGCAGAAATAGCTCAAGGTGTGAATCCTGAACAACTAGGTAGTGCAGATGGTCAGGTTAATTCTTCGGTGATGTCCGCCAGTATCATGACAAATAATATTAATGTGGCGATCTTGGCATTTGCCGGCGGGGTCACATTTGGTTTATTAACAGTCTATGTACTCATTTATAATGGTATTGTAGTGGGGGCCCTCGCTGGCTTGTTCTTTCATTATGGGAAATCATATGAGTTTTGGGCATACATCGTTCCCCATGGAATGATTGAGCTTACAGCTATTTTTATCGCAGGTGGTGCCGGTCTGTTAATGGGCTATAAGCTCTTTGTTCCAGGACAATTTTCCAGAGGCTATCAGTTAAAGAAACAGGCACAACGTTCTGTCCAACTTTTGATAGGGACAATTCCTTTATTTGTAATTGCTGGATTGATCGAAGGTTTCATCACCCCAGCAGCGATTCCCTTGGCAGCGAAGTATAGTGTTGCATGCATAACCGTGTTTGGCTTAGTTCTGTATATAGTGATTGGCAGGGTATTACTAGCAAAAAGACAGCTTATATAA
- a CDS encoding RDD family protein: MKQEQVGIKTPEFVSLQFQLAGLGSRATGFIIDQLILLVVNALIIISLIILFTGEMDLLAYAGTDSLLLGLTIVGLFIINSGYFIALEYFSGGRTIGKRIVGIRAIQENGHSLTLLSSFIRNFLRIVDNLPAGYFLGIIMIYFHPTHKRIGDLVAGTIVVHERKAKRKKKLSPIEKEIIEKGLTKDDFTIDEWALQSLSQKDWNLINTYSNRLMQLPTNERSELTLQMAGLLFPKLGLEIAGKSHLDLENTLLVLYLILKEEWAYEL; this comes from the coding sequence GTGAAACAAGAGCAAGTAGGAATTAAAACGCCGGAATTCGTATCTCTTCAATTTCAGCTTGCGGGTCTTGGTAGTAGAGCCACAGGGTTTATAATCGACCAACTTATTCTACTCGTCGTGAATGCGTTAATCATTATTTCTCTTATTATCCTTTTTACTGGCGAGATGGACCTATTGGCTTATGCAGGTACAGACTCCCTTCTATTAGGACTTACAATCGTTGGCCTCTTTATTATTAACTCAGGGTATTTTATCGCTCTCGAATACTTTTCAGGCGGGAGAACAATTGGAAAGCGAATCGTCGGGATTCGAGCCATTCAGGAAAATGGCCATAGTCTGACACTCTTATCTAGTTTTATTCGTAACTTTCTTCGGATTGTTGATAATTTACCGGCAGGTTACTTTCTGGGCATCATAATGATTTACTTCCATCCAACACATAAAAGAATTGGGGACCTTGTGGCAGGGACAATCGTCGTCCATGAGAGAAAAGCGAAACGAAAGAAGAAGCTTTCACCGATTGAAAAAGAAATCATAGAAAAAGGCCTAACGAAAGACGATTTCACCATTGATGAGTGGGCTTTACAATCACTCAGCCAGAAAGATTGGAACCTCATTAACACCTATAGTAATCGTCTTATGCAGTTGCCAACAAACGAAAGATCTGAACTTACCCTACAAATGGCCGGATTATTATTCCCTAAATTAGGATTAGAAATAGCAGGAAAAAGCCACCTTGATCTTGAAAACACTTTGCTTGTCTTATATTTGATCTTGAAAGAGGAATGGGCGTACGAATTGTGA
- a CDS encoding ABC transporter permease produces MNKLTIWQQLVEQSQMRWKEVLEATSVHIQLVFFSMLIAIVLGITLGILITRVPKLTTIVLGGAGVMQTIPSLALLGFMIPIFGIGVKTAIAALFLYSLLPIIRNTYTGIKDVDKATTEAAKGMGMTSMQVLLKVELPLAIPVIMAGIRTAAVINVGTATLAAFIGAGGLGDFIFLGITRGIDGLILLGAIPAAILAIILETLFSGIERWTTPKGLK; encoded by the coding sequence ATGAATAAATTAACTATTTGGCAACAACTTGTTGAACAATCTCAAATGCGATGGAAAGAAGTACTTGAGGCGACATCAGTCCATATTCAACTTGTTTTCTTCTCGATGCTTATTGCCATTGTCCTCGGTATTACACTTGGTATTCTTATTACACGCGTTCCGAAGCTCACGACAATCGTACTTGGCGGTGCGGGCGTTATGCAGACAATTCCAAGTCTTGCATTGCTCGGTTTCATGATCCCGATTTTCGGAATCGGCGTAAAAACAGCAATCGCTGCCCTATTCCTCTATTCCTTATTGCCGATTATCCGAAACACGTACACTGGTATTAAAGATGTCGACAAAGCAACAACCGAGGCTGCAAAAGGGATGGGTATGACAAGCATGCAAGTCTTGTTAAAAGTGGAACTACCACTTGCGATCCCCGTTATCATGGCTGGTATCCGTACAGCAGCAGTCATTAACGTCGGTACAGCAACACTTGCCGCTTTCATCGGAGCAGGTGGACTCGGTGATTTCATCTTCCTAGGTATTACTCGTGGAATTGATGGTTTGATTTTACTTGGGGCAATCCCGGCAGCAATCCTTGCGATTATCCTAGAAACACTCTTTAGTGGGATTGAACGCTGGACAACGCCGAAAGGATTGAAGTAA
- a CDS encoding nuclease-related domain-containing protein, whose product MRKFISKRRKEPLLLEGLNAAIERIAPEQGTILPLLKARYASVKAGFGGEQQLDRIFESYSFPMKHQVLYDLSLTSSTHFQMDTLFITPSYAIIFEVKNIAGKLKVINNPPQLIRTLDNGEVKGFNSPITQVQSNCELLRDWFQARDVYLPIYGAIVLAYSTQRIELFDTEIPFLFPKAVPTYIRSLSADTPLLDDASFKRLGHELVASHREFIPPPISFTYPDIQKKIITGVACPSCGLFGMKKYMKGWYCTACDGTSPDAHKKAIRDWFLLFGGAMKNKDCREFLHIDRQQTANRILNSMDLQTEGANRNRSYSMNLRLKYEKRT is encoded by the coding sequence TTGAGGAAATTCATCAGTAAACGAAGAAAGGAACCATTGCTACTTGAGGGGTTAAACGCGGCTATCGAGCGTATAGCGCCGGAACAAGGAACAATTCTTCCTCTATTGAAGGCTAGATACGCATCAGTAAAAGCTGGGTTCGGCGGAGAACAGCAACTAGACAGGATATTTGAAAGCTATTCTTTTCCGATGAAACACCAAGTCCTGTACGATTTATCTCTTACATCGAGTACTCATTTTCAAATGGATACATTATTCATCACACCGTCGTATGCAATAATTTTTGAAGTAAAGAACATTGCTGGAAAACTTAAAGTAATTAATAATCCACCACAATTAATCCGTACACTGGACAACGGGGAAGTGAAGGGTTTCAACAGCCCTATTACCCAAGTGCAGAGTAATTGTGAGCTACTGCGGGACTGGTTTCAAGCACGCGATGTCTATTTACCGATTTACGGTGCAATAGTTTTGGCTTATTCAACACAACGTATTGAACTATTTGACACGGAAATTCCATTCCTATTCCCAAAGGCAGTTCCCACTTACATTCGCAGTCTTTCCGCAGATACCCCACTGTTGGACGATGCAAGCTTCAAAAGGCTAGGGCATGAACTTGTTGCCAGCCATCGCGAATTTATTCCACCCCCAATCAGCTTCACCTACCCTGATATTCAGAAAAAAATTATAACAGGCGTTGCATGCCCATCATGCGGTCTTTTTGGAATGAAAAAATATATGAAAGGTTGGTATTGTACAGCATGTGATGGGACAAGTCCAGATGCCCATAAAAAAGCAATCCGTGATTGGTTTCTTTTATTCGGAGGGGCAATGAAAAACAAAGACTGCCGTGAATTTTTACACATTGATCGCCAACAAACAGCAAATCGGATTTTAAACAGCATGGATTTACAAACGGAAGGGGCAAATCGAAATCGAAGTTACTCGATGAATCTCAGATTGAAATATGAAAAGCGCACCTAA
- a CDS encoding response regulator transcription factor, with protein sequence MDMTIFVVEDDKAIFDSLKERLGQWSFNVTGPNDFHDVMVDFINEKPHLVIMDIQLPSYDGFHWCREIRAISKVPIIFLSSRDHPMDMVMAMNMGADDYVQKPFHSDVLLAKIQALLRRTYAYGEEAPDVLEWNGAMIDMKRGVIRLGGNEVELTKNEFFILAVLVQSNDEIVSRDELIRKLWDDERFVNDNTLTVNVTRLRQKLTELGLGEAIVTKKGLGYMATTL encoded by the coding sequence ATGGATATGACAATTTTCGTCGTAGAGGACGATAAAGCAATTTTTGATTCACTGAAAGAGCGACTAGGGCAATGGTCTTTTAATGTAACTGGACCGAATGACTTTCATGATGTCATGGTCGATTTTATTAATGAAAAACCGCATCTTGTTATTATGGATATTCAGTTGCCTTCCTATGACGGCTTTCATTGGTGCCGCGAAATTCGTGCAATTTCGAAGGTACCTATTATCTTTCTATCATCGCGGGATCACCCGATGGATATGGTTATGGCGATGAATATGGGAGCGGATGATTATGTTCAGAAACCATTCCATTCAGATGTATTGCTTGCAAAAATTCAGGCACTCTTAAGACGGACATACGCATACGGTGAAGAAGCGCCGGATGTACTCGAATGGAATGGAGCGATGATTGACATGAAGCGCGGTGTCATCCGTTTAGGTGGCAATGAGGTCGAATTGACGAAAAATGAATTTTTCATATTAGCGGTGCTTGTTCAATCAAATGACGAGATTGTTTCACGGGATGAGTTAATCCGTAAGTTATGGGATGATGAACGTTTTGTTAACGATAATACATTGACGGTGAATGTTACGCGCCTCCGTCAAAAGCTCACGGAACTGGGCCTCGGTGAAGCAATCGTCACGAAAAAAGGACTGGGCTATATGGCGACTACGCTGTAG
- a CDS encoding DUF4350 domain-containing protein → MQNPIANKKIWVWLVILLTVLLFSRYILIQGQLKEYPMYASDSPSPTGVKAFYTYALNHQDVVKRWSDSPSQLPNKPANQLLIMIEPYFTPNSAELDSYNRFMEAGNTILLFKENPKGMFGLETEVVETDAVNLFDPAGASYRTKTDVTSQVRLLENAQDEILLSDDAGTIALKRVVGEGQLIVTNSPKWIMNGEIVTDDHLALILALLKDVDSKVILFDEYIHDVKNATTILNIYPRWFLLLMIQGALLTILWLWHHGKRFGPIFISRQETVRFSDEGIKALAAWYIRGHRYHDSLVIQANYVMTLLQEHWRIPYHQEWKDLTAQFERKWPHLEKGEIHSLLSGLADMLEKSTVSKQEYLLWSKRLEKIRKEVEEG, encoded by the coding sequence TTGCAGAACCCAATAGCGAATAAAAAAATATGGGTATGGCTAGTAATTCTTTTGACTGTGCTACTGTTTTCACGGTATATCTTAATCCAAGGACAACTAAAAGAGTATCCAATGTATGCTTCTGATTCTCCTTCTCCTACAGGTGTGAAGGCATTTTATACATACGCACTGAATCATCAGGATGTTGTCAAAAGATGGTCCGATTCTCCAAGCCAATTGCCAAACAAGCCAGCAAATCAACTACTCATTATGATCGAACCATACTTTACACCGAACAGTGCAGAACTGGACAGCTACAACCGCTTTATGGAAGCAGGAAATACAATCCTGTTATTCAAAGAAAATCCGAAAGGGATGTTTGGACTAGAAACAGAAGTCGTGGAAACTGACGCAGTAAATCTGTTTGACCCAGCAGGCGCTAGTTATCGTACTAAAACTGACGTGACTAGCCAAGTGAGGCTTCTAGAAAATGCTCAAGATGAAATCTTACTATCTGATGATGCAGGCACAATTGCGTTAAAGCGAGTAGTTGGTGAGGGTCAATTGATTGTAACTAATTCTCCGAAATGGATTATGAACGGAGAAATAGTAACGGATGATCATCTTGCACTCATTTTAGCACTTCTAAAAGACGTGGATAGCAAAGTCATTTTATTTGATGAATACATCCATGATGTGAAAAATGCCACAACCATTTTGAACATCTATCCACGCTGGTTTTTGTTATTAATGATTCAAGGTGCCCTTTTGACAATTCTTTGGCTGTGGCACCATGGAAAGCGATTCGGACCTATTTTCATTTCAAGACAAGAAACAGTTCGCTTCAGTGATGAAGGGATAAAAGCTTTAGCTGCCTGGTATATTAGAGGGCATCGTTATCATGATTCGTTAGTTATTCAAGCTAATTATGTCATGACTTTGCTACAAGAACATTGGAGAATTCCTTATCATCAGGAATGGAAGGATCTCACCGCACAATTCGAACGAAAGTGGCCACATTTGGAAAAAGGAGAGATTCACTCCCTATTAAGTGGTTTGGCAGATATGTTAGAAAAGAGCACAGTGAGCAAGCAGGAATACTTGTTATGGTCTAAAAGACTAGAGAAGATCAGGAAAGAGGTTGAAGAAGGATGA
- a CDS encoding DUF4129 domain-containing protein — protein MDNVDDARDELEKILNETEYTNYSDQSSTIFSIWLEKAKNWIADQLDHLFPALKTTSMLAGPILTIIIVITILLMVTVLFFVIRNRSRKRKFRETPPLQSTQEIDWSYQMHVTEAMKQEDLEKFSSATRHLFIALLLYFHEKEWLEARIWKTNWEYYEELKKVNQQSADQFQHLAYFFDEATYGEREVQKEDYVQFQKEVMKYLSEADE, from the coding sequence ATGGATAATGTAGATGACGCAAGAGATGAACTCGAAAAGATTTTAAACGAAACTGAGTATACGAATTATAGTGATCAGTCCAGTACTATATTTTCGATTTGGTTGGAAAAAGCTAAAAACTGGATTGCAGATCAATTAGACCATTTGTTTCCTGCATTAAAAACAACGAGTATGTTAGCTGGACCGATTTTGACGATTATTATTGTCATTACGATTCTATTAATGGTAACCGTACTATTTTTTGTTATACGTAATCGTAGTCGAAAAAGGAAGTTCCGTGAGACACCTCCCCTGCAATCAACGCAGGAAATTGATTGGTCGTATCAAATGCATGTAACTGAAGCAATGAAACAGGAGGACTTGGAAAAGTTCTCTTCCGCTACTCGTCATCTATTTATAGCATTGCTCCTGTATTTCCATGAAAAAGAATGGTTAGAAGCAAGGATTTGGAAAACTAACTGGGAGTATTATGAAGAATTAAAGAAAGTAAATCAACAATCAGCCGATCAATTTCAACATCTCGCCTATTTTTTCGATGAAGCCACATATGGAGAGCGAGAAGTACAAAAAGAGGACTACGTTCAATTTCAGAAGGAAGTAATGAAATACCTAAGTGAAGCGGATGAATAA
- a CDS encoding DUF58 domain-containing protein, which produces MTKSLKNLWARFLFQGRGILPTKRLLSAFLIFSLLVILLGSLLDITWSLIITLNVGVILVSLLDLIYSPKKSQLSFRRTITKELERNLSYTVEIEVSNTSEFDLRFFLVDDIPQSFERPFPLRGEAPRVSASIVTYETNAPVRGKYDIERLYFRYTSRFGLWAKQQTIELVDSVKVIPDLTETKHYLGNAQRFLLYDGSKIRKQQRGVGDFAQIRNYAVGDDPRMINWRQTAKLQEVMTNEYEPEHGKYVTILIDCGRMMGSELAIGNRLEKALEAALTVTAAALQKGDYVSIVAFSKEVKVFIPPAKGMTHLQTILQAVYNLKVDTAESNYAAVLTYLETMQKKRSLLLLFSDVRTFLHEESALVYLQRLRQRHMFLMIGIEDVAILKKANEVPVDVRSAMEKSIAQQQVLIKKKEKLKWEKQGLQMIEAREDKLAVAAVSHYIDIMNRNLI; this is translated from the coding sequence TTGACCAAATCATTGAAGAACTTGTGGGCTCGGTTCCTGTTCCAAGGTAGAGGAATTTTACCGACGAAACGATTACTCAGTGCTTTCCTAATCTTTTCGTTGCTTGTCATTTTACTTGGAAGCCTACTCGATATTACTTGGTCCTTGATCATTACCTTGAACGTCGGTGTTATTTTAGTAAGTTTACTGGATTTAATTTATTCACCTAAGAAAAGTCAACTGAGCTTTCGGCGTACAATCACTAAAGAACTAGAGCGTAATCTCAGCTATACAGTAGAGATTGAAGTAAGTAATACTTCCGAATTTGATCTTCGCTTTTTCCTAGTGGATGATATTCCCCAGTCATTTGAGCGACCTTTTCCGCTCCGTGGGGAGGCTCCGAGGGTATCCGCAAGTATTGTTACATACGAAACAAATGCACCCGTTAGAGGTAAGTATGACATTGAGCGGCTTTACTTTCGTTATACAAGTCGTTTTGGGTTGTGGGCAAAGCAACAGACGATTGAATTAGTCGATTCTGTAAAAGTGATCCCCGATTTAACAGAGACGAAACACTATTTAGGGAACGCTCAGCGTTTTTTATTATATGATGGCTCGAAAATTCGTAAGCAACAACGCGGTGTAGGAGATTTCGCACAGATTAGAAACTATGCTGTAGGTGATGATCCACGGATGATCAACTGGCGGCAAACTGCAAAGCTTCAAGAAGTGATGACTAATGAATATGAACCTGAGCATGGAAAGTATGTAACCATTTTAATTGATTGCGGGCGAATGATGGGCTCGGAACTAGCGATAGGCAATCGCCTTGAGAAAGCGCTGGAAGCCGCATTAACAGTGACCGCGGCGGCTTTACAAAAAGGAGATTATGTCTCTATAGTAGCATTTTCAAAAGAAGTGAAAGTATTTATACCACCCGCAAAAGGCATGACACATTTACAGACAATCCTTCAGGCAGTCTACAACCTTAAAGTCGATACAGCAGAGTCAAATTATGCGGCTGTGCTCACTTATTTGGAAACGATGCAAAAGAAACGAAGCTTGCTACTCTTATTTAGTGATGTACGCACATTTCTTCATGAGGAAAGCGCGCTAGTATATTTACAGCGTCTAAGACAAAGACATATGTTTTTGATGATCGGAATTGAAGATGTGGCGATATTGAAGAAAGCCAATGAGGTACCCGTAGACGTTCGAAGCGCGATGGAAAAAAGCATTGCCCAGCAGCAAGTTTTGATCAAGAAAAAAGAAAAATTAAAATGGGAAAAGCAAGGCCTACAAATGATTGAGGCCCGCGAGGACAAACTTGCAGTAGCTGCAGTTTCCCATTATATCGATATTATGAATCGTAATCTTATATAA